One window from the genome of Anolis sagrei isolate rAnoSag1 chromosome 4, rAnoSag1.mat, whole genome shotgun sequence encodes:
- the SIRT5 gene encoding NAD-dependent protein deacylase sirtuin-5, mitochondrial, with translation MVILMNLFQSATRRLVSQVYCGLKPASSKKQRSCIEMARPSSNMADFREAFAKAKHIAIITGAGVSAESGVPTFRGAGGYWRKWQAQELATPEAFARNPSRVWEFYHYRRELMMTKHPNPAHVAIAECEARLSKQGRSVVVITQNIDELHRKAGTKHLLEIHGSLFKTRCTSCGNVTANHKSPICPALAGKGAPEPDAEDTRIPVEELPRCEECSGLLRPHVVWFGETLDSDILTEVEKELEICDLCLVVGTSSIVYPAAMFAPQVSARGMPVAEFNMQSTPATDRFRFHFSGPCGTTLPPALSRHETEIIS, from the exons ATGGTGATCCTGATGAATCTTTTCCAATCTGCTACGAGGCGGTTGGTTTCTCAAGTATACTGTGGTCTTAAACCTGCTTCTTCTAAGAAACAAAGGAGCTGCATTGAAATGGCGCGGCCCAGTTCAA ACATGGCAGATTTTCGAGAAGCATTTGCCAAAGCAAAACACATAGCCATTATTACTGGGGCTGGTGTCAGTGCAGAGAGTGGCGTTCCGACCTTCCGAGGTGCTGGAGGCTACTGGAGGAAATGGCAGGCTCAG GAATTGGCCACCCCAGAGGCATTTGCCAGAAACCCTTCCCGGGTTTGGGAATTCTATCATTACCGGAGGGAGTTGATGATGACTAAACACCCAAACCCTGCTCACGTTGCCATAGCGGAGTGTGAGGCCAGGCTGAGTAAGCAAGGCAGAAGTGTTGTGGTCATCACGCAGAACATTGATGAGCTCCACAGGAAAGCAGGGACAAAGCACCTCTTAGAAATTCATG GGAGCTTATTCAAAACACGATGTACCAGCTGTGGAAATGTAACAGCAAATCATAAGAGTCCAATATGTCCTGCTTTGGCTGGAAAGGG TGCTCCAGAACCAGATGCGGAAGATACCCGGATTCCAGTGGAAGAGCTCCCTCG GTGTGAGGAATGCAGCGGCCTCCTACGGCCCCATGTTGTGTGGTTTGGAGAAACCTTAGATTCTGATATCCTAACAGAAGTAGAAAAGGAACTTGAGATTTGTGACCTCTGTTTGGTG gTTGGGACTTCTTCTATCGTATATCCCGCTGCAATGTTTGCTCCTCAGGTGTCTGCCAGAGGAATGCCAGTCGCAGAATTCAACATGCAAAGCACTCCTGCAACAGACCGATTCAG GTTCCATTTCTCAGGTCCCTGCGGTACTACGCTGCCCCCTGCACTTTCTCGCCATGAAACGGAGATCATCTCATGA
- the NOL7 gene encoding U3 small nucleolar RNA-associated protein NOL7 encodes MAARRTRASARKEVVEEEAEAKAVSRATGSSSEEEEDSSEEAPEEVAFVSAREAAEEERRAAAERHRREKAIIKEKRRQREELFKEQKKRKLLPASVLEELASSAQKSKEQLPDKTHQDQTAENKSESEHDSESENEKEDTNEDSEKEILQTRLQESYKAVRLKDESLTNRQQQAAKNFIQSHLYGAGSNRTTANQYFSVENKKSKVKKAAIQFVNNSWGEVKKQKAKQFTKRWVSSKIIP; translated from the exons ATGGCGGCGCGGAGGACTCGTGCGTCGGCCAGGAAAGAGGTTGTGGAAGAGGAGGCTGAGGCCAAGGCCGTTTCCCGGGCGACGGGGTCGTcctcagaggaggaagaggacagcAGCGAGGAGGCGCCCGAGGAGGTGGCCTTCGTGAGCGCTCGGGAGGCGGCCGAGGAAGAGCGACGCGCGGCGGCAGAGCGCCATCGCAG AGAAAAGGCTAtcataaaagaaaagagaagacaaaGAGAAGAATTGTTTAAGGAACAAAAG AAAAGAAAGCTGCTTCCTGCCAGTGTGTTAGAAGAGTTGGCATCATCCGCACAGAAAAG taaagaaCAGCTGCCCGATAAAACACATCAAG ATCAGACTGCTGAAAACAAGTCTGAAAGTGAACATGACTCTGAAAGTGAAAATGAGAAAGAAGACACAAACGAAGACAGTGAAAAGGAAATACTGCAAACTAG GCTCCAAGAAAGTTACAAGGCAGTGCGATTAAAAGATGAGAGTTTAACGAACAGACAACAACAAGCAGCCAAAAACTTTATACAAAGCCATCTGTATGGAGCAGGCTCTAACAGAACTACTG CAaaccagtatttttctgttgaaaACAAGAAAAGTAAAGTTAAAAAAGCTGCCATCCAGTTTGTGAACAACTCCTGGG GTGAAGTGAAGAAGCAAAAAGCTAAGCAATTTACAAAACGCTGGGTATCTTCAAAAATAATCCCCTGA